From Myxococcales bacterium, one genomic window encodes:
- a CDS encoding HAMP domain-containing protein has translation MENQRLPSGGEFWSRFITIVSACGIISALFVAIYLVLLLRMPAEQMKSLGLIVAMVFVPSVPIAAWIYRRTVAPIMFWLDKESRDVATLDVQRDAFQTVVNLPGRILSLGFFSLVTPAVLSVLSILAFVDDFELYYALLMLAAILSCAGLSSIIEGFVLKRWLGPLRAALTLAVEDPRERSELTRPVSLVTKLQVLISACTLVPVILVALVSHTRSTIPLEEFVHSLQRQVLASAIIVHREFGDEGLGGLDEHEVARAISASILLIDRETGSTLFGNSNRLTDKQRRLIRESDQSRGAGNQLRAENLFVWQESFEPRHVIVVASPRAQLVGDEHDLGAVFAVLLMACLGLAVGVGWLVAQDLGGATQQLRRAADRMASGDLRRMDVLESEDELGTLARAFDTMANSLRMSVGEVAETADGVDEATGTISEISEELREVATGQGRDVKLVVAAMEAIESRVSGIATASDGLRLLVEASTHSILELGASGDELNATAGSLSARIEDVSTSAEQIVGSVRKVRLETATLEQAADDTSSSMEQMASAMRHVDTTAATTADLSEQVVAASEMGLEKVRDTIAGIESIRTATETAQGVILSLGSRAQEIGGILDVIDSVADETNLLALNAAIIASQAGEHGRAFSVVADQIKEVADRVLTSTKEISGLINSVQEESKSAINAMEDGSRSVAEGVARSNEAGESLEEITRLSRDSGLRIREIVESVREQTKAAGHVVGLMERVRSGVQAIGHAASEQEQGHELVFEATQSMREVSQQLHLTTTEQASDLARIRVSVSGVQDQMESINESLKEQSKSCNQVVGFLEEVSSRSVANERAAGLLSKATEKLTEQALRLRDGMGRFQR, from the coding sequence TTGGAGAATCAGCGGCTACCGTCCGGCGGCGAATTTTGGTCCCGCTTCATCACGATCGTGAGCGCTTGTGGAATCATCTCAGCGCTATTCGTGGCAATCTACCTGGTCTTGCTGTTGCGCATGCCGGCAGAGCAAATGAAGAGTCTCGGGTTGATCGTGGCGATGGTTTTTGTGCCCTCGGTGCCGATTGCCGCGTGGATTTATCGGCGAACCGTCGCACCCATCATGTTCTGGCTGGACAAAGAAAGCAGGGACGTCGCGACCCTCGATGTACAACGCGACGCTTTCCAGACGGTCGTCAATCTGCCGGGTCGGATCTTGTCCCTCGGATTCTTTTCTCTCGTCACTCCCGCGGTTCTTTCGGTGCTCAGTATTCTCGCGTTCGTCGACGATTTCGAGCTCTATTACGCGCTGCTGATGCTCGCGGCGATCCTGTCCTGCGCGGGCCTCTCGTCGATCATCGAAGGTTTCGTGCTCAAGCGCTGGCTTGGACCGCTGCGGGCCGCGTTGACGCTTGCGGTTGAAGATCCCCGCGAACGCTCGGAGTTAACCCGTCCAGTATCGCTGGTGACCAAGCTTCAGGTGCTGATCTCGGCATGCACCCTGGTTCCCGTCATTCTGGTCGCCCTGGTGAGCCACACCCGTTCGACAATTCCCCTGGAAGAATTTGTTCATTCACTGCAGCGACAAGTCCTGGCGAGCGCCATCATTGTGCATCGCGAATTCGGCGACGAGGGACTTGGCGGGTTGGATGAGCATGAGGTTGCCCGCGCCATCAGCGCTTCGATCCTGCTCATCGATCGTGAGACGGGTTCGACGCTGTTCGGAAATTCGAATCGGCTGACCGATAAACAGCGCAGACTCATTCGTGAATCGGATCAGTCGAGGGGCGCCGGAAACCAGCTCCGGGCAGAGAATCTGTTTGTCTGGCAAGAGAGTTTCGAGCCACGGCACGTCATCGTGGTCGCGAGTCCGCGCGCGCAACTGGTGGGAGATGAGCATGATCTCGGGGCGGTGTTCGCGGTTCTGCTGATGGCGTGTCTGGGCCTGGCTGTCGGGGTCGGCTGGCTCGTTGCACAGGATCTAGGGGGTGCCACCCAGCAACTCAGGCGCGCGGCCGATCGCATGGCTTCGGGTGATCTGCGGCGCATGGACGTTCTCGAGTCCGAGGATGAACTCGGAACACTCGCCCGGGCCTTCGACACCATGGCGAACTCGCTGCGGATGTCAGTCGGCGAGGTCGCGGAGACGGCGGATGGTGTCGACGAGGCGACCGGCACAATCTCGGAGATCTCGGAGGAACTCCGAGAAGTTGCGACGGGACAGGGACGAGATGTCAAACTCGTAGTTGCAGCCATGGAGGCCATCGAATCCCGTGTGTCTGGAATTGCGACCGCGTCCGACGGGCTGCGTCTTCTGGTGGAAGCGTCCACGCATTCGATTCTCGAATTGGGCGCGTCGGGAGATGAACTCAACGCGACCGCGGGTTCTCTGTCGGCTCGCATCGAGGATGTCTCCACAAGCGCAGAGCAGATTGTTGGCAGCGTGCGCAAAGTGAGACTGGAAACCGCCACCTTGGAACAGGCGGCTGACGACACATCATCGAGCATGGAGCAGATGGCCAGCGCCATGCGACACGTAGATACGACCGCCGCCACAACTGCCGATCTCTCGGAGCAGGTGGTGGCGGCTAGCGAAATGGGCCTCGAGAAGGTGCGGGACACGATCGCGGGCATCGAGTCGATTCGCACTGCCACCGAAACTGCCCAGGGTGTGATCCTCAGCCTCGGCTCCAGGGCGCAGGAAATTGGCGGGATTCTCGACGTGATCGACAGTGTGGCGGACGAGACAAATTTGCTGGCCTTGAATGCGGCCATCATCGCGTCTCAGGCGGGGGAGCACGGCCGCGCATTCTCCGTTGTTGCCGACCAGATCAAGGAAGTCGCAGACCGCGTGCTCACCAGCACCAAGGAGATCAGCGGGTTGATCAACTCGGTGCAGGAGGAGAGCAAGAGTGCGATCAACGCCATGGAAGACGGCAGCCGCAGTGTGGCCGAAGGCGTAGCGCGCTCGAATGAAGCAGGAGAATCCCTCGAAGAGATCACCCGCCTCAGTCGGGATAGCGGTCTGCGAATCCGTGAAATTGTCGAGTCGGTCAGAGAGCAGACCAAGGCGGCCGGGCATGTGGTCGGTTTGATGGAACGGGTGCGCAGCGGTGTTCAGGCGATCGGTCATGCCGCGAGTGAACAGGAACAGGGCCATGAACTGGTCTTCGAGGCAACCCAGTCGATGCGCGAAGTCTCCCAGCAACTGCATCTCACGACGACCGAACAGGCCAGCGATCTGGCTCGGATTCGGGTGAGCGTAAGCGGGGTGCAGGACCAGATGGAATCGATCAACGAGTCGCTCAAGGAGCAGTCGAAATCGTGCAATCAGGTCGTGGGATTCCTGGAGGAAGTGTCGAGCCGCAGCGTTGCGAATGAACGCGCTGCCGGTTTGCTGAGCAAAGCGACCGAAAAACTCACCGAACAGGCGCTCCGATTGCGCGACGGAATGGGTCGATTCCAACGATAA
- a CDS encoding glycerol-3-phosphate dehydrogenase/oxidase, whose amino-acid sequence MINSQLGPIARARALDRMERETFDIAIIGGGVTGAGTALDAASRGLTVALVEQRDWAAGTSSRSSKLIHGGIRYLEQLEFGLVREALREQSLLINTICPHLVHPVRFLMPFKRRFIDRAYIGAGVLLYDSLPGSRSLQRHRHWTRRGALARFPGLKRSALVGAIEFSDAQVDDARHTLALVRTAAGHGAAVASSASVTDLLETGSRVTSAVVKCLESGRSIELRARQFINATGVWTDEVQSMTGRGRIKVRASKGIHIVVPRDRIHGDCGLVLRTKSSVLFVIPWKHHWIIGTTDSDWNLDLAHPAASRSDIDYLLDTLNEVLAVPLRHEDIEGVYAGLRPLLHGESDATSQLSRTHAVSQSVSGLITVAGGKYTTYRVMAEDAVDLAAFSFERKIPASCTASIPLVGSDEGYPAVWNRRETIARESGLHLQQIEHLLSRYGTRIFDLLAMISETPELADSIPGTKTYLCVEAAYAASHEGALHLDDVLTRRTRISIETFDRGTQAAERVAEVMGKILGWDRDRCSREVRHYLLRVQAERDSQEQPDDLSADAARLGAPDLRVSGSETPVSTIRLVEDAK is encoded by the coding sequence ATGATCAACTCCCAACTCGGGCCCATTGCCCGGGCCCGTGCCCTCGACCGAATGGAACGCGAGACCTTCGACATCGCGATCATCGGCGGGGGCGTGACCGGAGCGGGTACCGCACTCGACGCCGCCAGCCGCGGACTCACGGTGGCCCTGGTCGAGCAACGAGACTGGGCGGCGGGGACGTCGAGTCGATCGAGCAAACTCATTCACGGCGGAATCCGCTACCTCGAACAATTGGAATTTGGTCTGGTGCGCGAAGCACTGCGCGAACAGAGCCTGTTGATCAATACGATCTGTCCTCACCTCGTACACCCCGTTCGCTTTCTGATGCCATTCAAAAGACGTTTCATCGATCGAGCTTATATAGGTGCAGGGGTCCTGCTCTACGATTCCTTGCCCGGTAGCCGCAGCCTCCAACGCCATCGACACTGGACCCGGCGCGGCGCCCTCGCACGCTTTCCCGGACTCAAACGCAGCGCGCTGGTCGGCGCGATCGAATTCTCGGATGCCCAGGTCGACGACGCTCGACACACCCTCGCCCTGGTGAGAACCGCGGCAGGGCACGGGGCCGCGGTCGCGAGCAGTGCAAGCGTGACCGATCTGCTCGAAACCGGCAGTCGAGTCACCAGTGCTGTGGTCAAATGTCTCGAGAGTGGCCGAAGCATCGAACTGCGCGCCCGACAGTTCATCAATGCCACGGGCGTCTGGACGGACGAGGTCCAGTCCATGACGGGCAGGGGTCGCATCAAGGTTCGCGCATCGAAAGGCATTCACATCGTGGTTCCCCGGGATCGAATCCACGGCGACTGTGGCCTGGTGTTGCGCACCAAGTCGAGTGTGCTGTTCGTCATTCCGTGGAAGCACCACTGGATCATTGGAACGACAGACAGCGACTGGAACCTCGACCTCGCTCACCCGGCCGCGAGTCGTAGTGACATCGACTACCTGCTCGACACCCTGAACGAGGTGCTCGCCGTCCCCCTGCGCCACGAAGACATCGAGGGTGTGTATGCCGGCCTGCGTCCCTTGCTCCACGGAGAGAGCGATGCCACGAGCCAGCTGAGCCGGACCCACGCGGTCTCGCAGTCGGTATCGGGGCTGATCACCGTCGCTGGGGGCAAGTATACGACTTACCGCGTGATGGCCGAAGATGCGGTCGATCTCGCGGCGTTCAGTTTCGAGAGAAAGATTCCGGCGAGTTGTACCGCGTCGATTCCGCTGGTGGGGAGCGACGAGGGATATCCGGCGGTCTGGAATCGCCGAGAAACCATCGCGCGCGAAAGCGGCCTGCACTTGCAGCAAATCGAACACTTGCTGAGCCGCTACGGCACCCGCATCTTCGACCTGCTCGCCATGATTTCCGAAACGCCGGAGCTTGCGGACTCGATTCCCGGGACCAAGACCTATCTCTGCGTCGAAGCCGCCTATGCTGCTTCCCACGAAGGAGCCCTGCACCTCGACGATGTTCTCACCCGGCGCACGCGCATCTCGATCGAAACCTTTGATCGGGGGACACAGGCGGCCGAACGGGTGGCCGAGGTCATGGGGAAGATTCTGGGTTGGGACCGCGACAGGTGCAGTCGAGAAGTTCGACACTATCTGCTGCGGGTTCAGGCCGAGCGCGATTCCCAGGAACAACCGGACGATCTCAGTGCCGACGCGGCGCGACTCGGAGCCCCGGACCTCCGCGTCTCCGGATCAGAGACTCCCGTCAGCACAATTCGTCTCGTTGAAGATGCCAAGTGA
- a CDS encoding PilZ domain-containing protein produces the protein MRRERSILVLGAHSAHMGALTDRIRALGYESIRVKTPNEAIEIAIERNLEYGVGLFEPQGLAFNLIEALESIRCRSNSLDMRYIATGEEPDDEECTKLRDAGISVALWAPVEDHALRFQLNASMSRNHEEFLRSEARAPIDVSATVKAGGRRKQVSVYSLSAGGAFLETARPSMAGVDLEVTLLSPDGELSLDAHVLYTNVPGNLSQPTLPLGMGVRFENLGRSALDAIRQIVEFNSVALSI, from the coding sequence ATGCGGCGTGAAAGGTCGATCCTGGTTCTCGGTGCCCACAGCGCCCATATGGGGGCACTTACCGATCGAATTCGGGCGCTCGGATACGAGAGTATCCGCGTCAAGACCCCGAATGAGGCGATCGAGATCGCGATCGAGCGCAACCTCGAGTACGGCGTGGGGCTGTTCGAACCCCAAGGGCTCGCGTTCAACTTGATCGAAGCCCTCGAGTCGATCCGCTGCCGCTCGAACTCTTTGGACATGCGCTACATCGCCACCGGAGAAGAACCCGACGACGAAGAGTGCACCAAGCTGCGGGACGCGGGCATAAGCGTCGCCCTCTGGGCTCCGGTGGAAGACCACGCGCTGCGCTTTCAGCTCAATGCTTCGATGTCTCGAAACCACGAAGAGTTTCTGCGCAGCGAAGCCCGCGCTCCGATCGATGTGAGCGCTACCGTGAAAGCCGGGGGTCGACGCAAGCAGGTATCGGTCTATTCCCTGTCCGCAGGCGGAGCGTTCCTGGAAACTGCCCGCCCCTCGATGGCGGGGGTCGATCTCGAAGTAACGCTGCTATCTCCCGATGGCGAACTCTCGCTTGACGCACACGTGCTGTACACGAATGTCCCTGGCAATCTCTCCCAGCCGACCCTGCCCCTGGGCATGGGAGTGCGGTTCGAGAATCTGGGGCGCTCGGCCCTGGACGCGATTCGGCAAATAGTGGAATTCAATAGCGTGGCGCTCTCGATCTGA
- a CDS encoding acyl-CoA dehydrogenase family protein produces MQRDIFSDEHEMLREQFRRFVANEIEPKIKGWNRAGISDRESWKRCGAEGYLGANAPEEFGGSGGDFLFNAIIMEEMAYARAHGLMLMLHTDICMPYLTTFGSQEQKEKFLTGAIAGDIILAIAMTEPGAGSDLANIQTRAILDGDHYVVNGAKTFISNGQLADLVIVVVKTEPDADPPHRGISLLLVESSTPGFERGRNLEKLGLKGQDTSELFFKDCRVPVENLLGQPGQGFKMLMEKLQQERLCIAVGAVASCRRSFDDTLAYVKERRAFGQPIGSFQNTQFKMAEMAAEIEMGQAFVDKLLVAHVRGDDLVSEVSMAKYWLTDLQKKVSSECLQFFGGYGFMEEYPIAGDYRDAAVQSIYAGSNEIMKVIIAKRLGLG; encoded by the coding sequence ATGCAGAGAGACATCTTCAGCGACGAACACGAAATGCTTCGGGAGCAGTTCCGCCGTTTTGTCGCAAACGAGATCGAACCGAAGATCAAAGGCTGGAACCGCGCGGGGATCAGCGACCGCGAGAGTTGGAAACGTTGCGGTGCTGAGGGTTACCTCGGCGCCAATGCTCCGGAAGAGTTCGGAGGTTCGGGCGGCGACTTCTTGTTCAACGCGATCATCATGGAAGAGATGGCCTACGCCCGGGCGCACGGCTTGATGCTGATGCTCCACACCGATATCTGCATGCCGTATCTCACGACCTTTGGCAGCCAGGAGCAGAAGGAGAAATTTCTCACCGGGGCAATCGCGGGCGACATCATTCTCGCCATTGCGATGACCGAGCCGGGGGCCGGATCCGACCTCGCCAACATCCAGACCCGGGCCATCCTCGATGGCGATCACTACGTGGTCAACGGTGCCAAGACCTTCATCTCCAATGGCCAACTCGCAGATCTGGTGATTGTCGTGGTCAAGACCGAGCCGGACGCGGATCCACCGCACCGGGGAATCAGCCTGCTGCTGGTCGAGTCATCGACGCCTGGCTTCGAGCGCGGACGCAACCTGGAGAAGCTCGGCCTGAAGGGGCAGGACACCAGCGAACTCTTCTTCAAAGACTGCCGAGTACCAGTAGAAAACCTGCTCGGACAGCCGGGACAAGGCTTCAAGATGTTGATGGAGAAGCTGCAACAAGAGCGGCTCTGCATTGCGGTCGGCGCCGTCGCTTCGTGCCGGCGCAGTTTTGACGACACCCTGGCGTATGTGAAGGAGCGTCGGGCCTTTGGACAACCCATTGGATCGTTCCAGAACACCCAGTTCAAGATGGCCGAGATGGCGGCCGAGATCGAAATGGGCCAGGCCTTTGTCGACAAGCTGCTGGTCGCCCACGTGCGCGGAGATGATCTCGTGTCGGAAGTCAGCATGGCCAAGTACTGGCTGACGGATCTGCAGAAGAAGGTATCGAGTGAGTGCCTGCAGTTTTTCGGAGGCTATGGATTCATGGAGGAGTATCCGATCGCCGGCGACTATCGCGATGCTGCCGTGCAGTCGATCTACGCGGGCAGCAACGAGATCATGAAGGTGATCATTGCCAAGCGCTTGGGCCTGGGTTGA
- a CDS encoding AAA family ATPase, with translation MTSLVEAFFGLRKPAFTVNKSSGPVLMTGPLRTTANFLCRRLDQGSEILCVSGPPGIGKSSVARALSKLTGSRFRIATMSGHAKCWNDLRGVLVREFGIAEGRITRDGLADARAKFGKLLIIVDDAQFLTPEFLERICILPQLRTDDALPVVQVILFADFGGVPLDEIRPLRAWFDIDAHQVMEPLPATDIHRYIDKRLRQVGWTSEPLFSESGAQALHRLSLGNPRRLSAACMGILEHAADRGLTLIDAAFVLEFVGTTEESEAAEPLSTSSAGAVLRDGLGDGSSDGLAGGLIPETRPKLRKAERRSVQRAVGETHPLKAENIAAVPSLELAESTHGASGANQIFAPMESMRCVANRAPVPMTEYVPFRLHSHRKGTSPKLLAFCVLLATFALYTL, from the coding sequence ATGACGAGCCTCGTCGAAGCGTTTTTCGGGCTGCGAAAGCCCGCATTTACTGTGAACAAGAGCAGCGGCCCGGTACTGATGACGGGGCCCCTGCGAACGACTGCCAATTTTCTGTGCCGCAGACTGGATCAAGGCAGCGAAATCTTGTGTGTGAGCGGGCCTCCCGGCATCGGCAAGTCCAGTGTGGCGCGCGCGTTGTCAAAGTTGACCGGCAGTCGCTTTCGTATTGCGACCATGTCTGGGCACGCAAAGTGCTGGAACGACTTGCGCGGGGTACTGGTCCGGGAATTTGGCATTGCCGAGGGCCGTATTACCCGGGACGGACTCGCAGACGCACGTGCGAAGTTCGGCAAATTGCTCATCATCGTGGACGACGCCCAATTCCTTACGCCGGAATTCCTCGAGCGAATCTGCATTCTGCCCCAGCTGCGCACTGATGACGCTCTGCCAGTTGTACAAGTCATTTTGTTTGCGGACTTCGGCGGCGTACCCCTCGACGAAATTCGGCCTCTGCGCGCCTGGTTCGATATCGATGCTCATCAAGTCATGGAGCCGCTTCCGGCAACCGATATTCATCGCTACATCGACAAGCGCTTGCGACAGGTCGGCTGGACCAGTGAACCACTATTTTCCGAGAGCGGTGCCCAGGCTCTGCACCGGCTCAGTCTGGGCAATCCGCGTCGACTCAGCGCGGCTTGTATGGGCATTCTCGAACACGCTGCAGATCGCGGTCTAACCCTGATCGACGCCGCGTTCGTGCTCGAGTTCGTGGGAACGACCGAGGAGAGTGAAGCTGCCGAACCTCTCTCGACGTCGTCGGCCGGGGCGGTACTGCGCGATGGCCTGGGTGATGGATCGAGCGATGGATTGGCGGGCGGATTGATCCCCGAAACCCGTCCGAAGCTCCGGAAAGCCGAGCGGAGATCGGTGCAGAGAGCCGTGGGTGAGACACACCCCCTGAAGGCGGAGAACATCGCCGCAGTCCCGAGCCTCGAACTTGCGGAGTCCACGCATGGGGCAAGTGGAGCGAATCAGATATTTGCTCCGATGGAATCGATGCGCTGCGTGGCGAATCGGGCGCCCGTCCCAATGACAGAGTATGTCCCGTTCCGTCTCCATTCTCATCGCAAGGGAACAAGCCCCAAGCTTCTGGCCTTCTGCGTATTGCTGGCCACCTTTGCGCTCTACACGCTTTGA
- a CDS encoding FAD-dependent monooxygenase gives MDNFASATGTAFRVTNLTLDLDESEERLRERACEAAGIEPEQLRSFRIARKSLDARRTAGGGRRFRFVIHADLVLDPAPAGEIFERALRSGRIKPLPPPQELVLPRSVQAVSPGRVSVVGSGPAGLFAALVLAESGCRVDLVERGGPLLNRGRALAAFLNRRIPDPENNLLFGEGGAGTYSDGKLYTRVDHPLSLPILETLVRCGAPPEIVYDSRAHIGTDRLHTVLPALRERLIDAGVEFHWHTRFEGFGFRSEEREGNGRRRVCSLKTSSGEIPCEAVVLAVGHSARDTWSRLLEQNIEIEARATQLGVRIEHPQSLIDSGRYGEGPEAAALGASYYGLVCRGNAATAGGYSFCMCPGGQIVASVNTPGLLCTNGMSNSRHSSPWANAAIVTAVGPAEFGDGVFAGVDYQRELEAKFFDHGGGDYRAPAQRASDFLAGRETRSLGPTSYKFGVVPGRIDQLLPAALRDSLRRALNAFDRQIPGFAGDEGIMVGVETRCSAPLRIPRDPDTFRARGVANLYPVGEGAGYAGGILSAAIDGARAAQALLQTPA, from the coding sequence GTGGACAATTTTGCATCGGCAACCGGCACGGCGTTTCGCGTGACGAATCTCACCCTCGACCTGGATGAATCTGAGGAACGATTGCGCGAGCGTGCCTGCGAGGCAGCGGGAATCGAGCCCGAGCAACTGCGTTCATTTCGCATTGCGCGCAAATCCCTCGACGCGCGGAGAACTGCGGGGGGAGGTCGGCGATTTCGCTTCGTGATTCACGCAGACCTCGTGCTCGACCCCGCTCCCGCTGGTGAAATTTTTGAACGGGCATTGCGCTCGGGTCGCATCAAGCCCCTGCCGCCGCCACAAGAACTGGTCCTCCCCCGCAGTGTTCAAGCAGTGAGCCCGGGACGCGTATCGGTCGTGGGTTCGGGGCCCGCGGGTTTGTTTGCCGCCCTGGTACTGGCCGAGAGCGGTTGTCGCGTCGATCTGGTCGAGCGGGGCGGGCCGCTACTCAATCGAGGTCGAGCGCTCGCGGCCTTTCTCAATCGGCGAATTCCAGACCCGGAGAACAACCTTCTGTTCGGGGAGGGGGGCGCGGGAACCTACTCCGATGGCAAGCTCTACACTCGGGTGGATCATCCGCTCTCGCTTCCCATTCTCGAAACCCTGGTCCGCTGTGGTGCACCCCCGGAGATTGTCTACGACTCCCGGGCGCACATCGGAACTGATCGGCTGCACACGGTCTTGCCGGCTCTGCGCGAACGATTGATCGACGCCGGAGTGGAGTTTCATTGGCACACCCGGTTCGAAGGATTCGGCTTTCGCAGCGAGGAACGAGAAGGGAACGGCAGACGCCGGGTCTGCAGCCTGAAGACCAGCAGCGGTGAGATTCCGTGTGAAGCGGTCGTGCTGGCGGTGGGACACAGTGCTCGAGACACCTGGAGTCGGCTGCTCGAGCAGAACATCGAGATCGAGGCGCGGGCCACACAACTGGGGGTTCGCATCGAACACCCCCAGTCGTTGATCGATTCGGGGCGCTACGGGGAGGGACCCGAGGCCGCGGCGCTCGGCGCGTCCTACTACGGGCTCGTGTGCCGTGGAAACGCTGCGACTGCCGGGGGTTATTCCTTCTGCATGTGTCCCGGCGGGCAGATTGTCGCGAGTGTCAATACTCCGGGACTGCTCTGTACCAATGGTATGAGCAATTCGCGCCATTCCTCGCCCTGGGCAAATGCGGCGATCGTCACGGCTGTGGGCCCCGCGGAATTTGGCGACGGGGTCTTCGCCGGCGTCGATTATCAGCGCGAACTCGAAGCAAAGTTTTTTGATCACGGCGGCGGCGACTACCGCGCACCGGCTCAGCGGGCAAGCGATTTTCTGGCGGGTCGAGAGACCAGATCGCTCGGGCCGACGAGTTACAAGTTTGGCGTGGTACCCGGCCGCATCGACCAATTGCTCCCAGCAGCGCTGCGCGACTCCCTGCGCCGGGCGCTCAACGCGTTCGATCGCCAGATTCCCGGTTTTGCCGGCGACGAGGGAATCATGGTCGGTGTGGAAACCCGCTGCTCTGCCCCTCTGCGGATTCCGCGCGATCCGGACACCTTTCGCGCCCGGGGCGTCGCGAACCTCTATCCTGTTGGAGAGGGTGCGGGCTACGCGGGCGGAATTCTCAGTGCGGCGATCGACGGCGCACGAGCCGCCCAGGCGCTGCTGCAAACCCCCGCCTGA
- a CDS encoding P-II family nitrogen regulator, with translation MKLIQAIIKPFKLDDVREALQKVGVQGLTLTEVKGFGRQKGHTELYRGAEYVVDLLPKFSLEIIVRDDGVDSVVDAISEAANTGRIGDGKIFISDVDDVIRIRTKETGEAAI, from the coding sequence ATGAAGCTGATTCAAGCCATCATCAAGCCATTCAAACTCGACGACGTCCGGGAGGCACTCCAAAAGGTCGGTGTCCAGGGCCTGACGCTTACCGAGGTCAAGGGCTTCGGACGACAGAAGGGCCACACGGAGTTGTACCGGGGCGCAGAGTACGTGGTCGATCTACTCCCCAAGTTCTCGCTCGAGATCATCGTGCGCGACGACGGGGTAGATTCAGTCGTCGATGCAATCTCGGAAGCCGCCAACACCGGTCGCATCGGCGATGGCAAGATCTTCATCAGTGATGTTGACGACGTGATTCGGATTCGAACCAAAGAGACGGGCGAGGCGGCGATCTAA
- a CDS encoding ammonium transporter, with product MVAKTAAAEGTVDSGDTAWMITATALVLLMTLPGLALFYGGLVRTKNLLSILMQCLISAGMIGVMWVLVGYSLAFGEGNAFIGDSSMFGLAGITPDSVYGTIPTYVFVMFQGMFAIITPALMLGAFAERMRFSVYTVFILIWVLLVYIPLCHMVWGGGYLGATLGALDFAGGLVVHMSSGFSALVAAIYLGPRLGHGKEVMQPNNLPLTVIGASLLWVGWFGFNAGSQLAADGTTGLAFINTQTAAATTTLVWILVEWVHRGKPTVLGAATGAVAGLVAITPACAFVTPMGAIGIGIGAGLLCYAAVTLLKPALGYDDSLDVFGVHGVGGAWGALATGLFLADFALVDGVSQGAQIVKQITSIGITAVFASVMTIAILFVLKLVMGDLRVSQEDESQGLDLTQHSESAYS from the coding sequence ATGGTGGCGAAGACCGCCGCGGCAGAAGGCACCGTCGATTCCGGTGACACCGCCTGGATGATTACCGCCACCGCTCTGGTCCTGCTGATGACCTTGCCCGGTCTCGCACTCTTTTACGGAGGCCTGGTCCGCACCAAGAATCTGTTGTCGATCCTGATGCAGTGCTTGATCTCCGCGGGAATGATCGGAGTGATGTGGGTCCTCGTCGGATACTCCCTGGCCTTTGGAGAGGGCAACGCATTCATCGGGGATAGCAGCATGTTCGGCCTCGCCGGGATCACGCCGGATAGCGTTTATGGAACGATTCCCACCTACGTGTTCGTCATGTTCCAGGGCATGTTCGCAATCATCACCCCTGCGCTCATGCTCGGCGCCTTTGCCGAACGCATGCGCTTCAGCGTCTACACCGTATTCATCCTGATCTGGGTGCTGCTCGTCTACATTCCGCTCTGCCATATGGTCTGGGGCGGGGGCTATCTAGGCGCGACCCTCGGAGCGTTGGACTTCGCCGGTGGACTCGTCGTGCACATGTCGAGCGGTTTCTCGGCGCTCGTTGCCGCCATCTATCTGGGTCCGCGCCTCGGTCATGGGAAGGAAGTCATGCAACCCAACAACCTGCCGCTGACCGTGATCGGCGCATCGCTGCTGTGGGTCGGTTGGTTCGGTTTCAACGCCGGGAGTCAATTGGCGGCTGACGGAACCACGGGCCTCGCCTTCATCAACACCCAAACCGCAGCAGCGACCACAACCCTGGTCTGGATTCTCGTCGAATGGGTTCACCGCGGGAAGCCAACGGTACTGGGTGCGGCGACGGGAGCAGTGGCTGGCCTGGTTGCCATCACCCCCGCCTGCGCTTTCGTCACACCGATGGGTGCAATCGGCATCGGGATTGGCGCCGGTTTGCTTTGTTACGCGGCCGTGACCTTGTTGAAACCTGCGCTCGGCTACGACGACTCGTTGGACGTCTTTGGTGTGCATGGAGTTGGGGGAGCCTGGGGCGCGCTGGCAACCGGACTGTTCCTGGCCGACTTCGCGTTGGTGGATGGCGTTTCCCAGGGCGCGCAGATCGTGAAGCAAATCACCAGTATCGGTATCACCGCCGTATTCGCCAGCGTGATGACGATTGCGATCCTCTTCGTGCTGAAGCTCGTGATGGGCGACTTGCGGGTTTCGCAGGAAGACGAAAGCCAGGGCCTCGATCTCACCCAGCACTCGGAATCGGCGTACAGCTGA